From one Lycium ferocissimum isolate CSIRO_LF1 chromosome 7, AGI_CSIRO_Lferr_CH_V1, whole genome shotgun sequence genomic stretch:
- the LOC132065484 gene encoding uncharacterized protein LOC132065484, translating to MSWIFIGAATAAAVVAALAARPRDPQFHVISMEFTSFKLNFPLLDAELILTIKVTNPNVTSISYSSTEMSIFYDGDLLGTATVEAGSQPSRSSQVLRVPARLSGVQLAHHGKEFVANILKREMVLDATVDIEGFAKVMWWDHKFRVHVDSRVTVDPVFLDVIDQENKSALDLFVS from the exons ATGAGCTGGATTTTTATCGGGGCGGCTACCGCTGCGGCAGTGGTGGCAGCACTGGCTGCCAGGCCACGGGACCCGCAATTCCATGTCATCTCCATGGAATTCACTTCCTTCAAGCTTAATTTCCCTTTGCTAGACGCTGAGCTCATACTTACTATTAAAGTCACAAATCCTAATGTAACTTCCATTAGCTACTCCTCGACGGAAATGTCGATATTCTATGACGGAGACCTCCTTGGCACTGCAACTGTAGAAGCCGGCTCACAACCCTCGCGTTCCTCCCAG GTCCTCCGTGTTCCTGCGAGGCTAAGCGGGGTACAATTGGCTCATCACGGCAAGGAATTTGTTGCCAATATATTGAAACGAGAGATGGTTCTTGATGCTACAGTGGATATAGAAGGATTTGCTAAGGTGATGTGGTGGGACCATAAGTTCCGTGTGCACGTGGATAGTCGCGTGACTGTCGACCCAGTTTTTCTTGACGTTATTGACCAGGAAAATAAGTCAGCTTTGGATCTCTTCGTTAGTTGA
- the LOC132065483 gene encoding putative late blight resistance protein homolog R1B-17, whose product MSKQYCVRRMLLQLLHCIPSTKDVIREKMDDGDLAGKLKQRLWKRRYLIIIDDIWSTDAWDDISQWFPDCRGSYILLTTRCGNVANYAAPDNCHGVPLTITVVAGLLSKCNNALDGWEQVAQDVKSAIFEDPSRQCEKVLALSYYYLPQQLKACFLYFAIFPEDDEINVKRLINLWVAEGLLKEADDNKSLEDVAEERLQELIDRNLVLVGQQNFCGEVETCKIHDLLHELCLRQARSENFLPVISNETWNQLAPRVSRSFIQVCLMKVRSIIGFHWLNSHDHYDPNKIHTILYRGERVYIVDQRGNIVADYERKKTEILEFKNFKMIRVLDLRMLYLHDGVPTSLFDLVHLRYLHLSINSHKCLPRFKFQNMQVLIVEIENSGSVMMPLEIWRMPQLRNVHFMKAGWRCPPNMPSGERRHNAILKQLHTITGVGPSWCKEEIFALMPNLKKLEVVVDRNDCNEESLDGIWSSDDWDYLWPKNPAHDAFFKNLSAFPPTLRRLTLCGLCLDWAAMDIVGMLPNLEALELKDNACGHYSLTTWRSGRGMFSRLKFLSLRNMLFFTKWKAVDGDDHFPVLERLFISHCKWLKEIPQEFANIPTLQVIELRECSVHLAKSAKQLQQEQEDIFGCQATNVIESNCKYA is encoded by the exons ATGTCAAAGCAATACTGTGTTAGAAGAATGTTGTTGCAGcttcttcattgtattccatcAACCAAGGATGTAATCCGCGAGAAAATGGATGATGGTGATCTAGCTggcaaattgaaacagaggttGTGGAAGCGCAGGTACCTAATCATCATTGACGATATATGGAGCACCGATGCTTGGGATGATATAAGTCAATGGTTTCCAGATTGCAGAGGAAGTTACATCCTACTTACAACAAGGTGCGGTAATGTGGCCAATTATGCTGCTCCCG ATAATTGTCATGGAGTGCCTTTGACGATTACAGTAGTTGCTGGGCTTTTATCTAAATGCAACAATGCACTAGATGGATGGGAGCAAGTTGCACAAGATGTGAAATCAGCAATATTTGAAGATCCTAGTCGACAATGTGAAAAGGTCCTTGCTTTAAGTTACTACTATCTACCTCAACAGCTGAAAGCATGCTTCCTATATTTTGCGATTTTTCCCGAAGATGATGAGATTAACGTGAAAAGATTAATCAACCTATGGGTTGCAGAGGGACTTTTGAAGGAAGCTGATGATAATAAAAGTTTGGAGGATGTAGCTGAAGAACGTTTACAAGAACTTATAGATAGAAATTTGGTTCTCGTAGGCCAGCAGAATTTTTGCGGGGAGGTGGAAACATGTAAGATCCATGATCTCTTACATGAGTTATGCTTGAGACAAGCTCGAAGTGAGAACTTCCTACCTGTTATAAGTAACGAAACATGGAACCAATTAGCCCCACGTGTCTCCCGATCATTCATACAGGTCTGTCTGATGAAAGTTCGGTCAATTATTGGTTTTCATTGGTTAAACTCTCATGATCACTATGATCCAAATAAAATCCACACTATTCTCTATCGAGGTGAACGTGTATACATTGTAGATCAACGGGGAAATATTGTAGCTGATTATGAAAGAAAGAAGACCGAAATATTAGAATTCAAGAATTTCAAAATGATCAGAGTATTAGACTTGAGAATGTTATACTTGCACGATGGTGTTCCAACCTCATTATTTGATCTGGTGCATCTCAGGTATCTACATTTGTCCATTAACAGTCATAAATGTCTCCCTcgtttcaaatttcaaaatatgcaagttttgattgttgaaaTAGAAAACTCTGGGAGCGTTATGATGCCTTTAGAAATTTGGAGGATGCCACAGTTAAGGAATGTTCACTTTATGAAGGCAGGATGGCGATGTCCTCCGAATATGCCCAGCGGTGAAAGGCGGCATAATGCAATACTGAAACAGCTACACACCATAACCGGAGTTGGTCCATCATGGTgtaaagaagaaatatttgCACTAATGCCTAACTTGAAGAAATTGGAGGTTGTGGTTGACCGCAATGATTGCAATGAGGAATCCCTCGATGGTATCTGGTCTTCTGATGATTGGGATTACTTGTGGCCGAAAAATCCCGCACATGAtgccttttttaaaaatctgaGCGCTTTTCCGCCAACTCTTAGAAGGCTGACATTATGCGGGTTATGTCTTGATTGGGCGGCTATGGACATTGTAGGCATGTTGCCTAACCTCGAGGCACTCGAATTGAAAGACAACGCATGCGGACATTATTCTCTGACCACGTGGAGATCCGGTAGAGGTATGTTTTCTCGATTAAAGTTCTTGTCACTACGTAATATGTTATTTTTCACGAAGTGGAAAGCTGTCGATGGCGACGATCATTTTCCTGTCCTGGAGAGACTTTTTATATCTCATTGCAAATGGCTAAAAGAGATTCCACAAGAATTTGCAAATATTCCAACACTGCAAGTGATTGAGTTACGTGAGTGTAGTGTTCACCTGGCAAAATCAGCAAAGCAGCTTCAACAAGAGCAAGAAGACATCTTTGGATGCCAAGCGACTAATGTCATTGAATCCAATTGTAAATATGCTTAA